A single window of Culicoides brevitarsis isolate CSIRO-B50_1 chromosome 3, AGI_CSIRO_Cbre_v1, whole genome shotgun sequence DNA harbors:
- the LOC134835435 gene encoding LOW QUALITY PROTEIN: protein tweety (The sequence of the model RefSeq protein was modified relative to this genomic sequence to represent the inferred CDS: substituted 1 base at 1 genomic stop codon), whose amino-acid sequence MTGFMEGVIVDDQYKPPFIAKLLHALPHYNITFHRTNSTFRPTNLIYLESLGIFCSIPVGLLIISLFGLLLYLMTRCCDRKPRPQHSITSLKVVLSVVTVLCCAAIGLGLYGNDDLHNGLLEVLTAGRKVDNLVSAVRNQTNTLEFTLTQKIRPQLVELADIFDHPASNQTALSLLFISLNTVQGNVTLATNAASDIRRPLMGISMNGFLNRGDQYELIRWPGTVAILALLLVLCAVLLVGVARHSRCALILFSVCGLLAVTGSWLMSGIYLSTSVAVGDLCIDPADYLVSQAPSELPADILLYYTQCESARSNPFTQRLRESQQSINNARVAMNAVSRISLQIFKNSGLQPKLGAVTADLNTSERLLTQLTALVDCKAIHYNYLNATRGLCEGGLLGLVLMLIASFIAAILLTIMVWVDSHTWIYIRKRNDYAQVDEQSYISHQGQQNHQNMQRTLPRPENNGPPVMISGSHTLQHPNRQQKQIMMQPHVHPHHHNTMGRPIGMGTHTLGRLPSHNHSPQHMHGGNVGMMGGGGGGLGQATLPKNMKNGNRHFVGPNNGKYATLSKQCKTLQDNDFYXKSPACSDQNHPPRVQEQQLPPNHQPMTINHQHPQQQQQQMMNSQPIYQQKPPQNYQQQQQQQLQHQQQVQNYSIYQSQMSQNQQQQQPQPTPIAALQQQTQQQIYPPPPHYHQHRHSETTGILVNKSQTQTLARQSNTVTFAKDTLDASTPDAAANIYERDKHANVYKCSTLRHGGKFDKPSIQNYPLPAIPGQTAAGANPPPPSQSTAQVQPVQVKKETKNDGIYSSSRVLPQNRKIPTGKAVPLPKIGSFDKTPSTNLSTFASPPPPVTTQSNSATANGNANIESAYASSKQRDQSLPPPPTASELKQQMAQMQAQSQQQGSNGNNTTEGSEFYAVTEL is encoded by the exons ATGACGGGCTTCATGGAAGGAGTGATCGTAGATGATCAATATAAG cCGCCTTTTATCGCAAAGCTTTTACATGCTTTACCGCATTACAACATCACATTTCATCGAACCAACAGCACTTTTAGGCCAACGAATCTCATTTATCTCGAG agtttGGGAATTTTTTGCTCGATTCCCGTTGGGCTGCTCATCATTTCCCTCTTCGGCTTGCTGCTGTACTTGATGACACGATGCTGTGATCGCAAACCGAGACCTCAACACTCGATTACGAGTCTCAAAGTTGTCTTGTCTGTGGTAACTGTGCTTTGTTGTGCAGCTATAGGATTAG GTTTGTACGGAAACGACGATTTGCATAATGGTCTGTTGGAAGTGTTAACCGCTGGTCGGAAAGTTGATAATCTGGTTTCAGCTGTACGGAATcag acCAACACACTCGAATTCACTTTGACGCAAAAGATTCGCCCGCAACTGGTGGAACTTGCAGACATTTTTGATCATCCAGCGTCAAATCAAACGGCATTGTCTCTCTTATTTATCTCGCTTAATACCGTGCAAGGGAATGTTACGTTGGCAACAAATGCCGCGAGTGATATCCGTCGTCCTTTGATGGGTATCTCGATGAATGGCTTTTTGaat cgcgGTGATCAATACGAGCTCATCAGATGGCCCGGAACAGTTGCAATTCTCGCATTGCTGTTAGTGTTATGCGCCGTCTTGCTCGTTGGCGTCGCTCGTCATTCACGTTGCGCCCTAATTCTGTTCAGCGTTTGCGGATTACTTGCCGTCACCGGTTCCTGGTTAATGTCCGGCATTTATCTCTCAACAAGTGTTGCTGTTGGCGATTTGTGCATCGATCCGGCAGACTATCTGGTCTCGCAGGCACCCTCCGAACTGCCTGCCGACATTTTGCTGTACTACACGCAATGCGAAAGTGCTCGTTCGAATCCTTTCACGCAGCGTTTGCGCGAATCGCAACAATCGATCAATAATGCGCGTGTCGCCATGAACGCCGTTTCGCGAATTTCcctgcaaattttcaaaaattccggATTACAACCGAAACTTGGTGCCGTAACAGCTGATTTGAATACGAGCGAGAGACTTTTGACGCAATTGACGGCATTGGTTGACTGCAAGGCGAtccattataattatttgaatgcaACGCGGGGATTGTGTGAAGGCGGTTTGCTTGGTTTGGTTTTGATGCTAATTGCGAGTTTTATTGCTGCGATCCTGTTGACGATCATGGTTTGGGTCGATTCGCATACTTGGATCTACATTCGCAAGCGGAACGATTACGCGCAAGTCGATGAACAGTCGTACATTTCGCATCAAGGGCagcaaaatcatcaaaatatgCAGCGAACGCTTCCACGACCCGAAAATAATGGACCTCCCGTGATGATTAGCGGCTCGCATACGTTACAACATCCGAATCGGCAACAAAAGCAAATTATGATGCAACCGCATGTGCATCCGCATCATCATAATACCATGGGACGTCCTATCGGCATGGGTACGCACACTTTGGGACGCCTTCCGTCGCATAATCACAGCCCGCAACACATGCACGGCGGTAATGTTGGCATGATGGGCGGCGGCGGAGGCGGCTTAGGTCAAGCTACATTGcccaaaaacatgaaaaacggCAATCGACACTTTGTTGGACCGAATAACGGCAAATATGCCACTCTTAGCAAGCAATGCAAGACACTTCAAGACAATGACTTCTACTGAAAATCGCCTGCCTGTAGCGACCAAAATCATCCGCCACGTGTTCAAGAACAACAATTACCACCAAACCATCAACCAATGACGATCAATCATCAGCAtccgcagcaacaacaacaacaaatgatGAATTCTCAGCCAATCTACCAGCAAAAACCCCCGCAAAATtatcagcagcaacaacaacagcaactcCAGCATCAGCAACAAGTGCAAAACTATTCCATCTACCAAAGCCAAATGTCCCAaaatcagcagcagcagcagccccAACCGACGCCAATTGCCGCACTTCAACAACAAACGCAGCAGCAAATTTACCCACCTCCGCCGCATTACCATCAGCATCGCCATTCCGAGACAACTGGCATCCTCGTGAACAAGTCGCAAACGCAAACGCTAGCAAGACAATCAAATACTGTCACTTTTGCTAAAGATACCCTCGATGCGAGTACTCCGGATGCCGCCGCAAATATCTACGAGCGCGATAAACACGCCAACGTCTACAAATGCTCAACGCTTCGGCATGGCGGCAAATTTGACAAACCGTCGATTCAGAATTATCCGTTGCCCGCAATTCCGGGGCAAACAGCAGCTGGGGCAAATCCGCCGCCTCCGTCGCAGTCAACGGCACAAGTGCAGCCCGTGCAAGTTAAGAAGGAGACGAAAAATGACGGAATTTATAGCTCaag tCGCGTTTTGCCGCAAAATCGCAAAATCCCCACGGGCAAAGCAGTGCCGTTGCCCAAAATTGGGTCGTTCGACAAGACGCCATCAACGAATCTGAGTACATTTGCCTCGCCGCCGCCTCCCGTGACAACACAAAGCAATAGCGCGACCGCCAATGGCAATGCCAACATTGAATCGGCGTACGCGAGCAGCAAACAACGCGATCAGTCGCTGCCGCCGCCTCCAACGGCCTCCGAACTCAAGCAACAAATGGCTCAAATGCAAGCTCAAAGTCAGCAACAAGGTAGTAATGGTAACAATACGACAGAGGGAAGTGAATTTTACGCTGTCACAGAGTTATAA
- the LOC134833926 gene encoding protein phosphatase 1 regulatory subunit 16A isoform X2, with amino-acid sequence MDHADLVSEMAQVEHLSTQDRLHLARMRRAQQLKIAKQKEKEWQKQQNRRDKNSNNITQQQQQHKRNVSFDESVVLLEAAARNDINEVARLLQKGVTPDATNMDGLTALHQCCIDDNSEMLKLLLDYGANVNAQDSERWTPLHAAATCGHLNLVKILISRGANLLAVNADGNMPYDICDDEETLDYIESEMSRRGVTQNLIDETRAATETRMLNDLQEQAKLGSDLEMPDRHGATPLHIAAANGYVRVVEFLLERQVSTDVVDDDLWTPAHAAACWGHLEILEILCQAGADLNAKNKNDESPADICEDPEIRERIEQLRSEQETKRLAEAQRKRVRRSQSNNTRTQSVRRTSLRDKTLTSKKDAVEEARFRFQAQEVYDTPDAPNGTTVAAPSTNQAESDATVSSTTLRPMSIPNSNLQSTTTTSGTTSSQIQPTTTTTNNNNGPVLSNGRTNNLLNNNQDPYNGSSRNYYNGDGTNSLNRLAPEGKDADLVKDEARNNNNKMGVNEDGAVIPPAEVFSTSSNENGKINVQVTVLFGTLADLKKHRSQSRSSASPENGSLVTAASANNLNSILTTPTPATLNGDVMELGGLRSSGMPGGDISQRIPKFTGTPGDVVEDSTRSRRCCVIM; translated from the exons ATGGATCATGCGGATTTGGTTTCGGAAATGGCTCAAGTCGAGCATCTATCCACTCAGGATAGATTACATCTGGCACGAAT GCGACGTGCTCAACAACTGAAGATAGCGAAGCAGAAAGAAAAGGAGTGGCAAAAGCAGCAAAATCGTCGCGACAAGAATTCCAATAACAtaacgcagcagcagcaacaacacaaGCGAAATGTCTCCTTCGACGAGAGTGTCGTACTTTTGGAAGCTGCCGCACGCAACGACATCAACGAAGTTGCCCGCCTCTTGCAAAAAGGCGTCACGCCCGACGCCACGAACATGGATGGCTTAACGGCGCTGCATCAATGTTGCATCGACGACAACTCGGAAATGCTAAAATTACTCTTGGATTATGGCGCGAACGTAAATGCGCAAGATAGCGAGCGTTGGACCCCGCTGCATGCCGCTGCCACATGCGGTCATCTGAATCTCGTGAAGATTCTCATTAGTCGCGGTGCGAATTTGCTTGCGGTAAATGCCGACGGAAACATGCCTTATGACATTTGTGATGACGAGGAGACCTTGGACTACATCGAAAGTGAGATGTCGCGACGTGGCGTGACGCAAAACTTGATCGATGAGACGCGTGCGGCAACGGAAACGCGCATGCTGAACGATTTGCAGGAACAAGCGAAGCTCGGGAGTGACTTGGAGATGCCAGATCGGCATGGAGCGACGCCATTACATATTGCAGCGGCGAACGGGTATGTTCGTGTCGTggaatttttgcttgaaagaCAAGTTTCGACAGATGTCGTTGATGATGATCTGTGGACTCCGGCACATGCAGCAg CATGTTGGGGCCACTTGGAAATCCTGGAAATTCTCTGTCAAGCCGGTGCCGATTTAAATGCCAAAAACAAGAACGACGAAAGTCCCGCAGACATTTGCGAAGACCCCGAAATCCGCGAACGCATCGAGCAGTTACGCAGCGAACAGGAAACGAAACGCTTAGCGGAGGCACAACGAAAACGCGTTAGACGCTCGCAGAGCAACAACACACGAACGCAATCGGTACGTCGCACTTCGTTGCGTGACAAGACGCTAACTTCGAAGAAAGATGCCGTCGAGGAGGCACGATTTCGCTTTCAAGCTCAGGAG gtttatgACACTCCCGATGCTCCAAATGGCACAACAGTCGCTGCTCCATCCACGAATCAAGCGGAATCTGATGCCACAGTCTCGTCAACCACACTCCGTCCCATGTCCATTCCAAATAGCAACCTGCAaagtacaacaacaacgtcaGGCACGACAAGTTCACAAATTcaaccgacgacgacgacaactaacaacaacaacggacCCGTGCTGAGTAACGGGCGCACGAATAATTTGTTGAACAACAATCAGGATCCGTATAACGGTTCGTCGCGAAATTACTACAACGGCGATGGCACGAATAGCTTAAATCGGTTGGCGCCCGAGGGGAAAGACGCGGATTTGGTGAAAGATGAGGCGagaaataacaataacaagatGGGTGTGAATGAGGATGGCGCGGTAATTCCGCCGGCGGAAGTTTTTTCCACAAGTAGCAATGAGAATGGGAAGATTAATGTTCAAGTTACGGTTTTGTTTG GCACGCTGGCTGACTTGAAGAAGCATCGTTCGCAATCCCGCTCAAGTGCAAGTCCGGAAAACGGTTCGCTCGTAACGGCGGCATCCGCCAACAACTTGAACAGTATTTTAACGACGCCGACGCCCGCAACCCTAAATGGCGACGTCATGGAATTGGGTGGCTTACGATCATCCGGAATGCCCGGCGGCGACATTTCGCAACGCATTCCCAAATTTACCGGAACGCCGGGCGACGTTGTGGAAGACAGCACACGTTCGCGTCGCTGTTGTGTGATCATGTGA
- the LOC134835436 gene encoding UDP-glycosyltransferase UGT4-like has translation MKLAWMEDLKMIFQVNLLLFLTFSVSFIDASRILCYFPNPSKSHVLLAIPICEELAARGHSVVAVTNEKFSSSEKNYKNIVIPSAGYGAEVEEMMKSGNDTSLNFLMKTSEAFRRINIETIKSAEFQRIMREEKFDLVFVINAFFNNVQLGIADHFKAPWVGLSPMGNFLPYRQYLGSHSFVATVPFAMAPFGGSMTLKERIINFLMNFVEHLANFYMDFVQKQEYESIFPPSQYRSYEEMKRNNSLLLLNTHFSDSQIIRPLLPNEVEIAGSQIKTKVKPLTGELKKFLDEATNGAILWTFGSNVDISSTQPEKVDIILKELAKLQERVVIKWEIDDKSRLPKNVFASKWLPQDSILAHPNTKLFIGHGGLGGVGEAKYYQVPILGMPFFGDQDGNMAKIVEEGWGRSIKLFDVTQENFAEILRDMLVNQKYRDNVKAHSDKFKDRIASALDTGVFWVEYVLKHHGAPHLRYPGKDLNFFQRHSLDVLAIIAGVLFVVWKFLKNIVNFCFSLKVKHTKEKRN, from the exons ATGAAATTGGCTTGGATGGAGGACttgaag ATGATCTTTCAAGTGAACCTGTTGCTGTTTCTGACCTTCAGCGTGTCATTTATCGATGCCTCCCGCATTCTCTGTTACTTCCCGAATCCCAGCAAATCTCACGTTCTTTTGGCAATTCCAATTTGTGAAGAACTCGCAGCTCGAGGACATTCCGTTGTTGCCGTGACAAACGAGAAATTCAGCAGTTctgagaaaaattacaaaaatatcgtCATTCCGTCGGCAGGATATGGAGCTGAGGTCGAGGAAATGATGAAATCCGGAAACGATacttcgttaaattttttaatgaaaaccaGTGAAGCGTTCCGACGAATTAACATCGAAACCATTAAATCGGCGGAATTTCAACGAATTATGCGAGAAGAAAAATTCGATCTCGTTTTTGTGATTAATGCGTTTTTTAATAACGTTCAATTGGGAATTGCGGATCATTTTAAGGCGCCATGGGTGGGACTTTCGccaatgggaaattttttgccGTATCGTCAGTATTTGGGATCGCATTCGTTTGTCGCAACAGTTCCTTTTGCCATGGCGCCATTTGGCGGTTCGATGACCTTGAAAGaacgaataattaattttttaatgaatttcgtcGAACATTTGGCGAATTTTTACATGGATTTCGTTCAAAAGCAAGAATACGAGTCAATTTTTCCTCCATCCCAATATCGTTCGTACGAGgaaatgaaacgaaataaTTCTCTACTTTTGTTAAATACTCACTTTTCCGATTCGCAAATCATTCGTCCTCTTTTGCCGAACGAAGTTGAAATCGCCGGAAGTCAAATAAAGACAAAAGTTAAGCCGTTAACCGGTGAATTGAAGAAATTCCTTGACGAAGCCACAAATGGAGCTATTTTATGGACTTTTGGCTCAAACGTTGACATTTCCTCAACTCAACCGGAAAAAGTCGACATCATCCTAAAAGAACTCGCGAAGCTCCAGGAACGTGTTGTCATCAAATGGGAAATTGACGACAAATCCCGATTACCGAAAAACGTTTTCGCTTCAAAATGGCTTCCGCAGGACTCGATTTTGGCACATCCCAATACGAAACTATTCATCGGGCATGGGGGACTTGGCGGCGTTGGCGAGGCAAAATATTATCAAGTTCCCATCTTGGGAATGCCCTTTTTTGGCGATCAAGATGGAAATATGGCGAAAATTGTGGAAGAAGGATGGGGCAGAagtattaaactttttgacgTGACACAAGAAAATTTCGCAGAAATATTGCGCGACATGCTCGTTAATCAAAA ATATCGCGATAATGTCAAAGCTCATTccgataaatttaaagataggATCGCATCAGCACTCGACACGGGCGTATTTTGGGTAGAATATGTCTTGAAACACCATGGAGCGCCTCATTTGCGGTATCCAGGAAaggatttgaactttttccaaAGACATTCGTTGGATGTATTGGCAATAATTGCAGGAGTTTTGTTCGttgtttggaaatttttgaagaatattgtcaatttttgctttagtTTGAAAGTGAAACATacaaaagagaaaagaaattaa
- the LOC134835894 gene encoding probable aconitate hydratase, mitochondrial: protein MVKYLKLLQSQAKRAALYTVEHNQRWFHASCAAASKVALSKFDQNVYLPYEKLCANLEVVKKRLNRPLTMSEKVLYSHLDDPKGQDIERGTSYLRLRPDRVAMQDATAQMAMLQFISSGLPRVAVPSTIHCDHLIEAQVGGDKDLARAKDINEEVYRFLQTAGAKYGVGFWKPGSGIIHQIILENYGFPGLLMIGTDSHTPNGGGLGGLCIGVGGADAVDVMADIPWELKCPNVIGVHLTGKIGGWTSPKDVILKVADILTVKGGTGAIVEYFGEGVNSMSCTGMATICNMGAEIGATTSVFPLNDRQIAYLKSTKRDAIGAEAQKYKEKLLTADKGAQYDRVIEINLDTLEPHVNGPFTPDLAHPISKLGENAKKNGYPMDIKVGLIGSCTNSSYEDMGRCASIAKNAMKHGIKSKIPFNVTPGSEQVRATIARDGISKTLEEFGGTVLANACGPCIGQWDRRDVKKGDKNTIVTSYNRNFTGRNDANPATHCFVTSPEMVTALSIAGRLDFNPITDTLTGADGKPFKLESPYGDELPTKGFDPGMDTYQAPPSDGSSVKVDVDPKSNRLQLLSPFDKWDGKDLTDMTVLIKVKGKCTTDHISAAGPWLKFRGHLDNISNNMFIGATNSENGEMNNIKNQDTGAWGAVPDVARHYKAKGIRWVAVGDENYGEGSSREHAALEPRHLGGRAIIVKSFARIHETNLKKQGLLPLTFANPADYDKVQPTDKISILGLDKFAPGKQLDCEIKHADGKVDKIKLNHSFNDLQITWFRAGSALNRMKEIAAGK from the exons ATGGTCAAATATTTGAAGCTCCTGCAGTCGCAA gCTAAACGTGCGGCTTTATACACCGTGGAACACAATCAACGTTGGTTCCATGCCTCATGTGCCGCCGCATCGAAAGTCGCTTTGTCGAAATTCGACCAAAATGTCTATTTGCCGTACGAAAAGTTGTGCGCCAACTTGGAAGTTGTCAAGAAACGCTTGAATCGTCCACTTACGATGTCCGAAAAGGTCCTTTACTCGCATTTGGACGACCCCAAGGGACAAGATATCGAACGTGGAACATCTTATTTGCGTTTGAGACCTGATCGCGTTGCCATGCAAGATGCCACTGCTCAAATGGCGATGCTCCAATTCATCTCGTCGGGCTTGCCAAGAGTTGCGGTGCCCTCGACTATTCACTGTGATCACTTGATCGAAGCCCAAGTTGGCGGCGACAAGGATTTGGCACGTGCCAAGGACATCAACGAGGAAGTTTATCGTTTCTTGCAAACTGCCGGAGCGAAATACGGCGTTGGATTCTGGAAACCCGGATCCGGTATCATCCATCAAATTATCTTGGAGAATTACGGTTTTCCCGGATTGTTGATGATTGGCACGGATTCCCATACTCCGAATGGCGGAGGTCTTGGTGGCTTGTGCATTGGCGTTGGCGGTGCTGATGCTGTTGACGTTATGGCTGATATTCCATGGGAATTGAAGTGCCCCAATGTCATTGGTGTGCATTTGACTGGCAAGATTGGTGGATGGACAAGTCCTAAGGATGTCATTCTTAag GTCGCCGATATCTTGACAGTCAAGGGCGGCACGGGAGCCATTGTCGAATACTTTGGCGAAGGTGTCAACTCAATGTCATGCACAGGCATGGCAACAATTTGCAACATGGGTGCCGAAATCGGTGCAACGACGTCAGTTTTCCCCCTCAACGATCGTCAAATCGCTTACCTCAAATCAACGAAACGCGATGCCATCGGCGCCGAAGCTCAAAAAtacaaggaaaaacttttgactgCCGACAAGGGTGCTCAATACGATCGCGTCATCGAAATCAACTTGGATACCTTGGAGCCTCACGTAAACGGACCCTTCACGCCCGACTTGGCGCATCCCATTAGCAAACTTGGCGAAAATGCCAAGAAGAACGGCTACCCAATGGACATCAAAGTCGGTTTAATTGGCTCGTGCACCAACTCCTCGTACGAAGATATGGGTCGTTGTGCCTCGATTGCCAAGAATGCCATGAAGCACGGCATCAAATCGAAGATTCCCTTCAACGTGACACCCGGATCGGAACAAGTTCGTGCCACGATCGCGCGTGACGGCATCTCGAAGACGTTGGAAGAGTTCGGAGGCACTGTTTTGGCAAATGCTTGCGGTCCCTGCATCGGTCAATGGGATCGTCGTGATGTCAAAAAGGGCGACAAGAACACAATTGTCACGTCGTACAACCGAAACTTCACCGGACGTAATGATGCCAATCCAGCAACGCATTGTTTCGTCACGAGTCCCGAAATGGTGACAGCTTTGTCGATTGCCGGGCGTTTGGATTTCAATCCCATCACGGATACCTTGACCGGAGCTGATGGCAAACCCTTCAAATTGGAGTCGCCCTATGGCGATGAATTGCCAACTAAGGGATTCGATCCTGGCATGGATACCTACCAAGCTCCCCCATCGGATGGCAGCTCCGTGAAAGTTGATGTCGATCCAAAATCGAACCGTTTGCAATTATTGTCGCCCTTCGACAAGTGGGATGGCAAAGATTTGACCGATATGACTGTTTTGATCAAAGTCAAGGGAAAGTGCACCACTGATCACATCTCCGCTGCTGGCCCATGGTTGAAATTCCGCGGTCATTTAGATAACATCTCCAACAACATGTTCATTGGAGCCACAAATAGCGAAAATGGCGAAATGAACAACATCAAGAACCAAGATACCGGCGCATGGGGTGCTGTTCCCGATGTTGCTCGTCACTACAAGGCAAAGGGCATCCGATGGGTCGCTGTCGGCGACGAAAATTACGGCGAGGGATCGTCTCGCGAACATGCAGCTCTTGAACCCCGTCACTTGGGAGGTCGTGCCATCATTGTAAAGTCTTTCGCTCGCATTCACGAGACAAATTTGAAGAAACAAGGTTTGCTTCCTCTTACCTTCGCTAATCCAGCTGATTATGAtaag gttCAACCTACCGATAAAATTTCCATCTTGGGCTTGGACAAATTCGCTCCTGGCAAACAATTAGACTGTGAAATCAAGCATGCCGACGGCAAAGTCGACAAAATCAAGTTGAATCACTCCTTCAACGACTTGCAAATCACCTGGTTCCGTGCCGGAAGCGCCTTGAATCGCATGAAGGAAATTGCTGCTGGCAAGTAA
- the LOC134833926 gene encoding protein phosphatase 1 regulatory subunit 16A isoform X1 → MDHADLVSEMAQVEHLSTQDRLHLARMRRAQQLKIAKQKEKEWQKQQNRRDKNSNNITQQQQQHKRNVSFDESVVLLEAAARNDINEVARLLQKGVTPDATNMDGLTALHQCCIDDNSEMLKLLLDYGANVNAQDSERWTPLHAAATCGHLNLVKILISRGANLLAVNADGNMPYDICDDEETLDYIESEMSRRGVTQNLIDETRAATETRMLNDLQEQAKLGSDLEMPDRHGATPLHIAAANGYVRVVEFLLERQVSTDVVDDDLWTPAHAAACWGHLEILEILCQAGADLNAKNKNDESPADICEDPEIRERIEQLRSEQETKRLAEAQRKRVRRSQSNNTRTQSVRRTSLRDKTLTSKKDAVEEARFRFQAQEVYDTPDAPNGTTVAAPSTNQAESDATVSSTTLRPMSIPNSNLQSTTTTSGTTSSQIQPTTTTTNNNNGPVLSNGRTNNLLNNNQDPYNGSSRNYYNGDGTNSLNRLAPEGKDADLVKDEARNNNNKMGVNEDGAVIPPAEVFSTSSNENGKINVQVTVLFDKKNNQIGFDELNAGTLADLKKHRSQSRSSASPENGSLVTAASANNLNSILTTPTPATLNGDVMELGGLRSSGMPGGDISQRIPKFTGTPGDVVEDSTRSRRCCVIM, encoded by the exons ATGGATCATGCGGATTTGGTTTCGGAAATGGCTCAAGTCGAGCATCTATCCACTCAGGATAGATTACATCTGGCACGAAT GCGACGTGCTCAACAACTGAAGATAGCGAAGCAGAAAGAAAAGGAGTGGCAAAAGCAGCAAAATCGTCGCGACAAGAATTCCAATAACAtaacgcagcagcagcaacaacacaaGCGAAATGTCTCCTTCGACGAGAGTGTCGTACTTTTGGAAGCTGCCGCACGCAACGACATCAACGAAGTTGCCCGCCTCTTGCAAAAAGGCGTCACGCCCGACGCCACGAACATGGATGGCTTAACGGCGCTGCATCAATGTTGCATCGACGACAACTCGGAAATGCTAAAATTACTCTTGGATTATGGCGCGAACGTAAATGCGCAAGATAGCGAGCGTTGGACCCCGCTGCATGCCGCTGCCACATGCGGTCATCTGAATCTCGTGAAGATTCTCATTAGTCGCGGTGCGAATTTGCTTGCGGTAAATGCCGACGGAAACATGCCTTATGACATTTGTGATGACGAGGAGACCTTGGACTACATCGAAAGTGAGATGTCGCGACGTGGCGTGACGCAAAACTTGATCGATGAGACGCGTGCGGCAACGGAAACGCGCATGCTGAACGATTTGCAGGAACAAGCGAAGCTCGGGAGTGACTTGGAGATGCCAGATCGGCATGGAGCGACGCCATTACATATTGCAGCGGCGAACGGGTATGTTCGTGTCGTggaatttttgcttgaaagaCAAGTTTCGACAGATGTCGTTGATGATGATCTGTGGACTCCGGCACATGCAGCAg CATGTTGGGGCCACTTGGAAATCCTGGAAATTCTCTGTCAAGCCGGTGCCGATTTAAATGCCAAAAACAAGAACGACGAAAGTCCCGCAGACATTTGCGAAGACCCCGAAATCCGCGAACGCATCGAGCAGTTACGCAGCGAACAGGAAACGAAACGCTTAGCGGAGGCACAACGAAAACGCGTTAGACGCTCGCAGAGCAACAACACACGAACGCAATCGGTACGTCGCACTTCGTTGCGTGACAAGACGCTAACTTCGAAGAAAGATGCCGTCGAGGAGGCACGATTTCGCTTTCAAGCTCAGGAG gtttatgACACTCCCGATGCTCCAAATGGCACAACAGTCGCTGCTCCATCCACGAATCAAGCGGAATCTGATGCCACAGTCTCGTCAACCACACTCCGTCCCATGTCCATTCCAAATAGCAACCTGCAaagtacaacaacaacgtcaGGCACGACAAGTTCACAAATTcaaccgacgacgacgacaactaacaacaacaacggacCCGTGCTGAGTAACGGGCGCACGAATAATTTGTTGAACAACAATCAGGATCCGTATAACGGTTCGTCGCGAAATTACTACAACGGCGATGGCACGAATAGCTTAAATCGGTTGGCGCCCGAGGGGAAAGACGCGGATTTGGTGAAAGATGAGGCGagaaataacaataacaagatGGGTGTGAATGAGGATGGCGCGGTAATTCCGCCGGCGGAAGTTTTTTCCACAAGTAGCAATGAGAATGGGAAGATTAATGTTCAAGTTACGGTTTTGTTTG acaagaaaaataacCAAATCGGCTTTGATGAATTAAATGCAGGCACGCTGGCTGACTTGAAGAAGCATCGTTCGCAATCCCGCTCAAGTGCAAGTCCGGAAAACGGTTCGCTCGTAACGGCGGCATCCGCCAACAACTTGAACAGTATTTTAACGACGCCGACGCCCGCAACCCTAAATGGCGACGTCATGGAATTGGGTGGCTTACGATCATCCGGAATGCCCGGCGGCGACATTTCGCAACGCATTCCCAAATTTACCGGAACGCCGGGCGACGTTGTGGAAGACAGCACACGTTCGCGTCGCTGTTGTGTGATCATGTGA